In Pseudodesulfovibrio sp. JC047, one DNA window encodes the following:
- a CDS encoding class I SAM-dependent methyltransferase has product MDHPQQLSPWSVFELMLGPTRLAVLDAALDMGMADILTDTHDLSDIATALKVKAGTSNLIAFLDAMTALGLATKKNGRYRNTEFAERYMRTTSPTELVGLVKNLSRMQSRNLDRIPELVRQGPPAVQQQDRLEKEALWKKSVHHLASFHKAGMAEQVADTVSSLPEFPSMRRMLDIGCGPGIMCMAILKRHPSLTGVLCDLPAVIEVAKTEIAATDLASRITTIEGDYNEVDFGSGYDLIWASQTLYYARDLTALLARAHDALRPGGLFISVHEGLTHERTQPAGIILSRLSLALEGQDVSFEQGEINAKLLEVGFASTETRAHAMPMAPIDCIIARKRK; this is encoded by the coding sequence ATGGACCATCCACAGCAACTCTCACCCTGGTCGGTGTTCGAGCTGATGCTCGGACCGACCAGGCTGGCGGTCCTCGACGCGGCTCTGGACATGGGTATGGCTGATATCCTGACGGACACACACGACCTCTCGGATATCGCCACAGCCCTGAAAGTAAAAGCGGGCACCAGCAATCTGATCGCCTTTCTGGATGCCATGACCGCACTGGGACTCGCGACCAAAAAAAACGGCAGGTACCGCAACACGGAATTTGCCGAAAGATACATGCGTACAACCAGTCCCACCGAACTCGTGGGACTGGTCAAGAACCTCTCCCGGATGCAGTCTCGCAATCTGGACAGAATCCCGGAGCTGGTTCGACAGGGACCACCTGCGGTACAACAACAGGACCGTCTTGAAAAAGAGGCCCTATGGAAAAAATCCGTTCATCATCTGGCCAGCTTTCACAAGGCGGGAATGGCTGAACAGGTGGCGGACACCGTGTCCTCACTCCCGGAGTTCCCGTCCATGCGCCGCATGTTGGACATAGGCTGCGGGCCGGGCATCATGTGCATGGCCATCCTCAAACGGCACCCCTCGCTCACCGGGGTGTTGTGTGATCTGCCTGCCGTCATCGAGGTCGCCAAAACCGAAATCGCCGCAACCGATCTCGCCTCCCGCATCACCACGATCGAGGGGGATTACAATGAAGTGGACTTCGGTTCGGGCTATGATCTGATCTGGGCCAGCCAGACCCTGTATTATGCCCGAGACCTCACGGCCCTGCTCGCTCGCGCCCATGACGCGCTCCGGCCCGGTGGCCTGTTCATCAGCGTCCACGAAGGACTGACTCATGAACGGACCCAACCGGCAGGCATCATCCTGTCTCGCCTCTCTCTGGCCCTTGAAGGACAGGATGTCTCCTTTGAACAAGGTGAAATCAATGCCAAGCTGCTGGAAGTGGGATTCGCCTCGACCGAAACCCGCGCCCACGCCATGCCTATGGCTCCCATCGACTGCATCATTGCCCGAAAACGGAAATAA
- a CDS encoding ABC transporter permease subunit, giving the protein MIPKTPSKLPPLFFNIGGLLLLILGWEGLAHVQSGLVVAGPADTLAALFRLFTDQAFLTRHLYPTLKRIAMALGFGVCSGLILGILAGLVEPIRQMLAPVRWILTSIPGVIIVVVFMLWFGMGTTMVVCITATMVAPIVYVNTADGMAQVDRALLEMATVYHLPLRVRLARIYAVTLAGPLLSSVVIATGNGIRIVVLAEMLGANQGLGHALAIARANLQTDELYALTLLAMLVIGGVEVVLLRPARKAVQRRQA; this is encoded by the coding sequence ATGATCCCAAAAACACCATCAAAACTGCCACCGCTGTTTTTCAACATCGGGGGGCTGCTGCTTCTCATTCTTGGCTGGGAAGGACTGGCGCATGTCCAGTCCGGATTGGTCGTGGCCGGTCCGGCCGATACCTTGGCCGCCCTGTTCAGGCTGTTCACCGATCAGGCCTTTCTGACCCGCCATCTCTACCCGACATTGAAACGCATCGCCATGGCCCTGGGCTTTGGCGTATGCAGCGGGTTGATACTGGGTATCCTGGCCGGTCTGGTGGAACCGATCAGGCAGATGTTGGCCCCGGTCCGCTGGATTCTGACAAGCATTCCCGGCGTGATTATCGTCGTGGTATTCATGCTCTGGTTCGGCATGGGCACAACCATGGTGGTCTGCATCACGGCGACCATGGTGGCCCCCATTGTCTATGTGAACACCGCCGACGGCATGGCGCAGGTTGACCGCGCCCTATTGGAAATGGCCACGGTCTATCACCTGCCCCTGCGCGTCCGGCTGGCGCGCATCTATGCTGTCACTCTGGCCGGTCCATTGCTTTCAAGCGTGGTCATCGCCACGGGCAACGGTATCCGTATCGTGGTGCTGGCGGAAATGCTCGGTGCCAATCAGGGACTAGGCCACGCCCTGGCCATTGCCCGGGCCAACCTGCAAACCGATGAACTCTATGCCTTGACCCTGCTGGCCATGCTGGTCATCGGCGGTGTCGAGGTGGTGCTGCTCCGCCCGGCCCGCAAAGCCGTTCAAAGGAGACAGGCATGA
- a CDS encoding ATP-binding cassette domain-containing protein, whose product MTPIITLQDVHKHFGAQPVVNGFSLTVQPGEILGMLGPSGIGKSTILRLIAGLETPDSGDIQVNSPHIGYVFQEARLLPWDTALNNVILPLRAQGMDAQTATQRARHFLHRMKLFAAENAYPHQLSGGMRQRVALARAFAISPDILLLDEPFTGLDIDLKKIMRQLLESTLKTCNAAVIHVTHDASELLAGTNRIIRLGPDIPEQNPESLSMAITA is encoded by the coding sequence ATGACCCCGATCATTACCTTGCAAGACGTCCACAAACACTTTGGGGCACAGCCGGTTGTCAACGGCTTTTCCCTCACGGTCCAGCCAGGGGAAATTCTGGGGATGCTCGGTCCGAGCGGCATTGGCAAATCCACCATTCTCCGACTCATTGCAGGGCTTGAAACACCGGATTCAGGGGATATTCAGGTCAACTCCCCCCACATCGGCTATGTCTTTCAAGAGGCCCGCCTATTGCCGTGGGACACCGCGCTGAACAACGTGATTCTGCCCTTGCGCGCACAGGGCATGGACGCGCAGACAGCCACGCAACGCGCCCGGCATTTCCTGCACCGCATGAAACTGTTCGCGGCGGAAAACGCCTATCCGCATCAACTCTCTGGAGGAATGCGCCAACGAGTCGCATTGGCCCGGGCCTTTGCCATCAGCCCGGATATCCTCTTGCTGGACGAACCCTTTACCGGCTTGGATATCGACCTCAAAAAGATCATGCGGCAGCTCCTGGAATCCACACTCAAGACCTGCAACGCCGCCGTGATTCACGTCACCCACGACGCCTCGGAACTGCTGGCCGGGACCAATCGGATCATCCGACTCGGACCAGACATCCCGGAACAAAACCCAGAGTCACTCTCCATGGCCATCACCGCATAA
- a CDS encoding manganese efflux pump MntP family protein, protein MGNIELVTIAIALAMDAFAVAIATGVSLKCVSPRQSFRLAWHFGLFQGLMPILGWFLGRTVSGYIEAYDHWIAFGLLSYIGYKMIREAFEDETESRNDPTKGWSLVVLSIATSIDALAVGLSLSMLGISVWWPSLIIGIVALLFTLMGLQLGKTAAKARCIGKYAELVGGTVLIGIGLKILWEHGAFGL, encoded by the coding sequence ATGGGAAATATAGAACTGGTCACCATTGCCATTGCCCTTGCGATGGACGCCTTTGCCGTTGCCATTGCCACAGGCGTATCGCTCAAATGCGTCAGCCCCCGGCAATCCTTTCGGCTGGCGTGGCATTTCGGCCTGTTCCAGGGACTCATGCCCATACTCGGCTGGTTTCTCGGACGCACGGTCAGCGGGTATATCGAAGCCTATGACCACTGGATCGCCTTCGGATTACTGAGCTACATCGGATATAAAATGATCCGTGAAGCCTTCGAGGATGAAACGGAATCCCGAAACGACCCCACCAAGGGATGGTCGCTGGTCGTCCTGTCCATTGCCACGAGCATCGACGCCCTCGCCGTTGGACTGAGCCTGTCCATGCTGGGCATCTCGGTCTGGTGGCCGTCACTCATCATCGGCATCGTGGCCCTGCTCTTCACCCTGATGGGCCTGCAATTGGGCAAGACCGCAGCCAAGGCTCGGTGTATCGGCAAATATGCCGAACTGGTCGGTGGCACGGTCCTGATCGGCATCGGTCTCAAGATTCTCTGGGAACACGGCGCGTTCGGACTATAA
- a CDS encoding GntR family transcriptional regulator codes for MKKTLIKKESLKDQVRTILLGKIISGELPPGKRLKIVPISKALDVSQAPVREAIQCLFTSGYLEHIPNVGFRVREFSDQEVRETYQVRHALEVASLQSLTEDPKALAAELDTHFTHMEQAVREENHAAYIHHNNLFHRSMIAASGNGKMLEVWEALQLPHYMRHTLSTLGLTLKTALPLHPPIIQALKEGLIGQAVKALKHHDDSMQ; via the coding sequence ATGAAAAAAACATTGATCAAAAAGGAATCCCTCAAGGATCAGGTCAGAACCATCCTGCTCGGGAAAATCATATCAGGCGAATTGCCGCCCGGAAAGCGTCTCAAGATCGTTCCCATTTCAAAGGCTCTTGATGTCAGTCAGGCACCTGTTCGCGAGGCCATTCAGTGCCTTTTTACCAGCGGATATCTGGAACATATCCCCAATGTGGGATTCCGCGTGCGAGAATTTTCGGATCAGGAAGTACGGGAAACCTATCAGGTCCGACATGCCCTTGAAGTAGCGTCCCTCCAATCACTGACAGAAGATCCAAAGGCGTTGGCCGCTGAGCTGGACACCCACTTCACGCACATGGAACAGGCCGTTCGCGAAGAAAATCACGCGGCATACATCCACCACAACAACCTGTTTCACCGAAGCATGATCGCCGCGTCTGGCAACGGGAAAATGCTCGAAGTCTGGGAAGCACTCCAGCTCCCGCACTACATGCGGCACACGTTGAGCACACTGGGCCTCACGTTGAAAACAGCCCTTCCATTGCACCCGCCCATCATTCAGGCACTCAAGGAAGGATTGATCGGACAGGCCGTAAAAGCCTTAAAACACCACGACGATTCCATGCAATAA
- a CDS encoding putative quinol monooxygenase produces MEIRIIALIEAKPGHSIPLQEKLEALVAASRSEPGCLTYQLHRDTKNHDKFFIYEIWENQTVLDTHNNAPHFTHFVESTTDMVQTLQVNFLEAIHQP; encoded by the coding sequence ATGGAAATACGCATCATCGCACTCATTGAAGCCAAACCGGGGCATAGCATCCCGCTTCAGGAAAAACTCGAAGCTCTTGTTGCGGCAAGCCGAAGTGAGCCGGGGTGTCTGACCTATCAACTGCATCGCGACACGAAAAATCACGACAAATTTTTCATATATGAGATATGGGAAAATCAGACAGTTTTGGACACCCACAACAATGCGCCCCATTTCACGCATTTTGTCGAATCAACCACGGATATGGTCCAGACGCTTCAAGTCAATTTCCTCGAAGCAATCCATCAACCCTAA
- a CDS encoding NAD(P)H-dependent oxidoreductase yields the protein MNKQEILNAYNFRHACKEFDSTRKIPNEDFEFILETARLSPSSFGFEPWHFLIVQDPAVREKFLPMTWGAQRQFPTASHVIFTLVKKPFFMRYDSEYIQTFMRNIQELPEDIVELKGGFFKTFQESDFNLLESDRALTDWAAHQTYIPLANMMTAAAMIGIDSCPIEGLHRAQFDAMLASELDIDTDKYTIGYAVTFGYRKEDPRSKTRQDISKVTTWIGKE from the coding sequence ATGAACAAACAAGAAATACTGAACGCATACAATTTTCGCCACGCCTGCAAGGAATTCGACAGCACCAGGAAAATTCCGAATGAGGATTTCGAATTCATTCTCGAAACAGCTCGCCTGTCACCCAGCTCATTCGGTTTCGAACCGTGGCACTTCCTCATCGTCCAGGATCCCGCTGTTCGCGAAAAATTCCTGCCCATGACCTGGGGTGCCCAACGCCAGTTCCCCACGGCAAGCCACGTCATTTTCACGCTGGTCAAAAAACCATTCTTCATGCGATATGACAGTGAGTACATCCAGACGTTCATGCGGAATATTCAAGAACTGCCGGAGGATATCGTCGAACTGAAGGGAGGCTTCTTCAAAACCTTTCAGGAATCCGATTTCAACCTGCTCGAATCTGACCGTGCCCTGACGGATTGGGCCGCGCACCAGACATACATCCCGCTGGCGAACATGATGACGGCAGCCGCCATGATCGGCATTGACAGTTGTCCCATCGAAGGATTGCACCGAGCACAATTCGACGCCATGCTCGCTTCGGAACTCGACATCGACACCGACAAGTACACCATCGGGTACGCGGTCACCTTCGGCTATCGCAAGGAAGATCCCCGATCCAAGACCAGACAGGACATCTCAAAGGTCACCACCTGGATAGGAAAGGAATAA
- a CDS encoding alkene reductase, with the protein MPYTHLFEKTTLGPIELDNRIVMAPMTRSRSSQPGDVPNALMATYYAQRASAGLIITEATQVSLQGKGYAKTPGIFSGAQIDGWTLTTDAIHAQGSSAFLQLWHVGRISASAINGYQPLGPSACIAKDTTVYTFDGSTNGDAVFIPVEEPREMTQDDIDQVVQEFALGAENAIQAGFDGVEIHGANGYLIDQFLRSNANKRTDAYGGSKENRIRLLREITEAVIEKVGRDKVGVRLSPFIKFKDMDDPEILDTIMAAAAMLDELGVVYLHLCEADWDDAPKIPDEFRTQLRAVYSGHIIATGNKTPDEGESLLEKGLVDMIGFGRKILANPDYPERIKQNAPLNEIVDTHTLFGGGDAYGYTDYPFWKP; encoded by the coding sequence ATGCCATACACACACCTTTTCGAAAAAACGACATTAGGTCCCATTGAACTCGACAATCGAATCGTCATGGCACCCATGACCCGGTCCCGCAGTTCGCAACCCGGCGATGTGCCCAACGCGCTCATGGCCACATACTATGCGCAACGGGCCTCGGCAGGACTCATCATCACCGAGGCCACTCAGGTTTCCTTACAAGGAAAAGGCTATGCGAAAACTCCGGGCATCTTCTCCGGTGCCCAGATCGACGGGTGGACACTGACCACCGACGCGATCCACGCACAGGGAAGTTCAGCCTTTCTTCAACTCTGGCACGTGGGCCGGATCAGTGCTTCGGCCATCAACGGCTACCAACCGCTTGGTCCCAGTGCCTGTATCGCCAAAGACACCACGGTCTATACCTTTGACGGCTCGACCAATGGAGACGCGGTCTTCATTCCCGTTGAGGAACCCCGAGAAATGACACAGGACGATATCGACCAGGTCGTTCAGGAATTCGCTCTTGGTGCGGAAAACGCCATACAGGCCGGATTCGACGGCGTGGAAATCCACGGTGCAAACGGATATCTCATCGACCAATTTCTGCGGAGCAATGCCAATAAGCGGACCGATGCCTACGGTGGTTCCAAAGAAAATCGCATCCGACTGTTACGCGAGATAACCGAGGCGGTCATCGAAAAGGTCGGTCGGGACAAAGTCGGTGTCCGGCTCTCCCCATTCATCAAGTTCAAAGACATGGATGACCCGGAAATTCTCGACACCATCATGGCCGCTGCCGCAATGCTCGACGAGCTGGGTGTGGTCTATCTCCACTTGTGTGAAGCGGATTGGGACGACGCTCCAAAAATCCCGGATGAGTTCCGCACACAATTGCGCGCCGTCTATTCGGGGCATATCATCGCCACAGGCAACAAAACTCCCGACGAAGGAGAATCGCTTCTCGAAAAGGGACTGGTGGACATGATCGGATTTGGCCGAAAAATCCTGGCCAACCCGGACTACCCCGAACGCATCAAACAGAACGCACCGCTCAATGAGATTGTCGATACCCACACGCTTTTCGGAGGCGGCGACGCCTATGGGTATACGGATTATCCGTTCTGGAAACCCTGA
- a CDS encoding amino acid ABC transporter substrate-binding protein — MKRVLTILMVMALSLCAASAFAADDSWERVKNAGQLAVGLDDAFPPMGFRDDNGTLVGFDIETAEEVGKRLGVKIAWHPTEWKGVINSLYAKKYDCIWNGMTITAERQKKVAFSKPYLIDGQIATVRMDEKAIKTFEALEGKKIGVQAGSPALEAAKKLPKPAAEIREYDTNPKAFLDLEADRLDSVVVDNVTGRFYMASRPGEFRALPGYITKEAFGVAFRMEDAALRGMVQKAIDEMVADGTLGKISRKWFGEDVTNPAKW; from the coding sequence ATGAAACGTGTACTCACAATTCTGATGGTTATGGCTCTGAGTCTCTGCGCCGCCTCCGCCTTTGCGGCTGACGACTCCTGGGAACGTGTCAAGAACGCCGGACAGTTGGCTGTCGGTCTGGACGATGCCTTCCCTCCCATGGGTTTCCGCGATGACAACGGCACACTCGTCGGTTTTGATATCGAAACCGCCGAAGAAGTCGGCAAACGCCTCGGTGTCAAGATCGCATGGCATCCCACCGAATGGAAAGGTGTCATCAACTCGCTGTACGCCAAAAAATATGACTGTATCTGGAACGGCATGACCATCACTGCCGAACGTCAGAAAAAAGTCGCCTTTTCCAAGCCGTATCTGATCGACGGTCAGATCGCCACCGTGCGCATGGACGAAAAGGCCATCAAGACATTTGAAGCTCTTGAGGGCAAGAAAATCGGCGTTCAGGCTGGTTCCCCGGCCCTCGAAGCCGCCAAGAAGCTGCCCAAACCCGCTGCTGAAATTCGTGAATACGATACCAATCCCAAGGCATTTCTCGATCTCGAAGCCGATCGTCTGGACTCGGTTGTCGTTGACAACGTGACTGGCCGTTTCTACATGGCTTCCCGTCCCGGTGAATTCCGCGCCCTGCCTGGTTACATCACCAAAGAAGCCTTTGGCGTTGCCTTCCGCATGGAAGACGCGGCACTGCGCGGCATGGTCCAGAAGGCCATTGATGAAATGGTTGCCGACGGCACTCTGGGCAAGATCTCCCGCAAATGGTTTGGTGAAGATGTCACCAATCCCGCCAAGTGGTAG
- a CDS encoding amino acid ABC transporter permease (The N-terminal region of this protein, as described by TIGR01726, is a three transmembrane segment that identifies a subfamily of ABC transporter permease subunits, which specificities that include histidine, arginine, glutamine, glutamate, L-cystine (sic), the opines (in Agrobacterium) octopine and nopaline, etc.), producing the protein MRSVVLATLLVLSLFALGAQAAQTATENADALMRKANNVMVTGDLEAAIDLYLQIPAPGPNGDEGQFASSRMQAARLKFAVKDFPAAITIIEELLAVYPDNIEALQFRDSVEEAMLPQWKRLLNDTIKFVPHLLKGSLMTLLLVVFTMVISPVGGLLIALGRIGNIRAINRLCWFIIWLFRGTPLLLQLFFIYYGLPALGITLKPIPAALIGLGLNYSAYLAEIIRSGIQSIDQGQMEAAEAMGMSNWQAMRRIIIPQTYRVILPPVGNEFIALIKDTALVSTIAMVELMRTADQLFNASFNITVLGLAAVIYLIFTTVFTFAFERLEDRVGAYEKR; encoded by the coding sequence TTGAGGAGCGTCGTTCTTGCGACGCTCCTCGTTCTTTCCCTGTTCGCGCTTGGCGCGCAGGCCGCCCAGACCGCGACCGAAAACGCCGACGCACTCATGCGCAAGGCCAACAACGTCATGGTCACCGGCGACCTTGAAGCCGCCATCGATCTCTATCTCCAGATTCCGGCACCCGGACCAAATGGTGATGAAGGACAATTCGCGTCCAGCCGAATGCAGGCAGCACGACTCAAATTCGCGGTCAAGGACTTTCCTGCCGCCATCACCATTATCGAAGAACTTCTTGCTGTGTACCCGGACAACATAGAAGCCCTTCAGTTCAGAGATTCCGTTGAAGAAGCCATGCTCCCCCAGTGGAAACGGCTGCTGAACGACACGATCAAATTCGTTCCGCACCTTTTGAAGGGCAGCCTCATGACCCTGCTGCTGGTGGTCTTCACCATGGTGATTTCCCCGGTTGGCGGTCTGCTCATCGCCTTGGGACGCATTGGCAACATCAGGGCCATCAACCGCCTGTGCTGGTTCATCATCTGGCTCTTTCGCGGCACGCCGCTCCTGCTTCAGCTCTTCTTCATCTACTACGGCCTGCCCGCCCTCGGTATCACGCTGAAGCCCATTCCGGCAGCCCTCATCGGATTGGGACTGAACTACTCCGCCTATCTCGCAGAGATCATCCGAAGCGGTATCCAGTCCATTGACCAGGGACAGATGGAAGCGGCCGAAGCCATGGGCATGTCCAACTGGCAGGCCATGCGCCGGATCATCATCCCGCAGACCTACCGCGTCATTCTCCCGCCCGTTGGCAACGAATTCATCGCACTCATCAAGGACACCGCGCTGGTCTCCACCATCGCCATGGTCGAACTGATGCGCACGGCAGACCAGCTGTTCAACGCCTCATTCAACATCACGGTGCTCGGTCTGGCCGCTGTTATCTACCTTATTTTCACCACCGTCTTCACCTTTGCCTTTGAACGGCTTGAAGATCGCGTGGGAGCATACGAGAAACGCTGA
- a CDS encoding amino acid ABC transporter ATP-binding protein, with translation MQPLLELKNIVKTFGSHRAVDSVNLSMQAGEKTVIIGPSGSGKSTLLRAINILETIDSGTILFEGHPVGYRQLKGKQVLDKPKNICQLRTQIGMVFQHFNLFPHMTVVQNAMEGQVTVLGTPKAEARAVAMNMLEKVGMSEFADRFPASLSGGQKQRAAIARALSMKPKLMLFDEPTSALDPELVGEVFGAIKQLADEGMTMIIVTHNMGFAREIADHVVFMENGSFLAKGAPDDFFAKQCKDPRIQSFIDRIF, from the coding sequence ATGCAACCGCTTCTGGAACTCAAAAACATCGTCAAGACATTCGGCTCTCACCGGGCCGTTGACTCGGTCAATCTGTCCATGCAGGCCGGAGAAAAAACCGTTATCATCGGTCCGTCCGGCTCGGGGAAATCCACCCTGCTGCGGGCCATCAACATTCTGGAAACCATTGATTCCGGAACCATTCTCTTTGAAGGCCACCCCGTTGGGTATCGCCAACTCAAAGGCAAGCAGGTCCTGGACAAGCCTAAGAATATCTGTCAGCTCCGCACGCAAATCGGCATGGTTTTCCAACACTTCAACCTGTTTCCACACATGACCGTGGTCCAAAATGCCATGGAAGGTCAGGTGACAGTGCTGGGCACACCCAAGGCGGAAGCCCGGGCCGTTGCCATGAACATGTTGGAAAAAGTCGGCATGAGTGAATTCGCGGACCGTTTTCCGGCCTCGCTGTCTGGTGGACAAAAACAACGCGCCGCCATTGCCCGAGCCCTGTCCATGAAACCGAAGCTGATGCTTTTTGACGAACCCACATCCGCGCTGGACCCGGAATTGGTCGGCGAAGTGTTTGGGGCCATCAAGCAACTGGCTGACGAAGGCATGACCATGATTATCGTCACCCACAACATGGGCTTTGCCCGTGAGATTGCGGACCACGTGGTCTTCATGGAAAACGGCTCGTTCCTGGCCAAGGGCGCGCCGGACGACTTCTTTGCCAAGCAGTGCAAAGACCCGCGAATTCAGAGTTTCATCGACCGCATTTTCTAA
- the larE gene encoding ATP-dependent sacrificial sulfur transferase LarE, which translates to MTDALLHRYDTLIQKLTATGGALVAFSGGVDSTLLLYAAYAALGDKAVAATIVTPYIPRWEITEAKAYADTLGVTHVELERPFPEALRMNPPDHCYTCKKYLFSELVECARNQKIPCVLDGTNLDDLDDYRPGLKALRELKIGSPLLDAGLTKQDIRDLSRHFGLPTGDKPSFACLLSRMPIGSRVTETALRQVENAERSLMDMGFPAVRVRHHGDVARIEVPQDDIGTLVTHHGPAINDALKKLGYRHVAVDLAGYSMGSLNRTNIIDDTENAS; encoded by the coding sequence ATGACCGACGCACTCCTGCACCGATATGACACTCTCATCCAGAAATTGACCGCCACCGGCGGCGCGCTTGTCGCTTTTTCCGGTGGCGTGGACAGCACCCTGCTCCTGTACGCGGCATACGCCGCACTCGGGGACAAGGCCGTGGCCGCGACCATCGTGACCCCATACATTCCCCGATGGGAAATCACGGAAGCCAAAGCATACGCGGACACCCTCGGCGTCACGCATGTCGAACTGGAACGGCCGTTCCCGGAAGCCCTGCGCATGAACCCACCGGACCACTGCTATACCTGCAAGAAATATCTGTTTTCGGAACTCGTTGAATGTGCGCGGAATCAGAAGATTCCGTGCGTGCTCGACGGCACCAACCTCGATGATCTGGATGATTACCGTCCCGGCCTGAAGGCCCTGCGAGAATTGAAAATCGGCAGCCCTCTGCTGGATGCCGGGCTGACAAAACAGGATATCCGAGACCTGTCACGCCACTTCGGTTTGCCCACTGGCGACAAACCATCCTTTGCCTGCCTGCTCTCGCGGATGCCGATTGGAAGCCGCGTCACCGAAACCGCCCTGCGACAGGTGGAAAACGCGGAACGCTCCCTCATGGACATGGGATTCCCCGCTGTCCGGGTCCGCCATCACGGCGATGTGGCCCGTATCGAAGTCCCGCAAGACGACATCGGCACCCTCGTCACGCACCATGGCCCCGCCATCAACGATGCCCTCAAGAAACTCGGATATCGACACGTCGCAGTAGACCTGGCCGGCTATTCCATGGGCAGTCTCAACCGCACAAACATCATCGACGACACAGAAAACGCTTCCTGA
- a CDS encoding substrate-binding domain-containing protein: MATIKDVAKLAKVSTSTVSHVLNKTRFVSDATCQRVREAVRTLNYRPSSIARSLKGQKTRTLGMLVTTSRNPFFAEVVHAVERRCYERGYTLFLCNTEGDIHRMEANLDALEEKRVDGLLLLCSEVNDDVITLLEAERSVPIVIFDWGPESDIVDRIYDNSPYGAQLATEHLLAHGHRAIGCVTGPAGRRSAEERLAGFRTTMTEVGLPIREEWIIEGDYECEGGVRAMQQLADLHDRPSAVFVCNDMMALGMMSEAFRLGIRVPLDISLVGYDDIYIARHATPSLTTIHQPKNQLAAMAVDTLIDRLGSKRAKGKIIKIEPRLVDRESVCQLG; encoded by the coding sequence ATGGCAACAATCAAAGACGTCGCAAAGCTCGCCAAGGTCTCGACCTCCACGGTGTCTCATGTTCTGAACAAGACTCGATTCGTCAGCGACGCCACCTGTCAACGGGTGCGCGAAGCCGTTCGAACACTGAACTATCGGCCATCCTCCATTGCCCGGAGTCTCAAGGGCCAGAAGACGCGGACCCTCGGGATGCTCGTGACAACCAGTCGGAATCCGTTTTTTGCCGAGGTGGTTCACGCGGTTGAACGGCGGTGTTACGAACGCGGTTACACCCTGTTTTTGTGCAATACCGAAGGGGACATTCACCGGATGGAGGCCAATCTGGACGCCCTTGAAGAGAAGCGGGTGGACGGGTTGCTCTTGTTATGCAGCGAGGTGAACGACGATGTCATCACCTTGCTGGAGGCTGAACGGAGTGTGCCCATCGTCATTTTCGACTGGGGACCGGAATCCGACATTGTGGATCGTATTTATGACAATTCTCCCTATGGTGCGCAATTGGCCACCGAGCATCTGCTTGCCCATGGGCATCGGGCTATCGGCTGTGTGACAGGTCCGGCTGGCAGGCGGTCGGCCGAGGAGCGTTTGGCCGGATTTCGGACCACTATGACTGAGGTCGGGCTGCCCATTCGCGAAGAATGGATCATCGAAGGCGATTACGAATGCGAAGGCGGCGTTCGAGCCATGCAACAGCTTGCCGATCTGCACGACCGGCCTAGCGCTGTGTTTGTCTGCAACGACATGATGGCACTGGGCATGATGAGTGAGGCCTTTCGATTGGGGATTCGTGTTCCTCTGGATATTTCACTGGTCGGCTATGACGATATCTATATCGCCCGGCACGCTACCCCGTCACTGACCACCATTCATCAGCCCAAGAATCAGCTTGCGGCCATGGCCGTTGATACGCTTATCGATCGCTTGGGAAGCAAGCGCGCCAAAGGGAAAATCATCAAGATCGAGCCGAGGTTGGTGGACAGAGAGTCTGTCTGCCAGCTTGGCTGA